A region of Beijerinckia sp. 28-YEA-48 DNA encodes the following proteins:
- a CDS encoding Ldh family oxidoreductase, translating into MTAVGLDGADLRAFVAAIFVKNGMRADYAATMADVLVWADLRGIDSHGVERVPRYLDLVARGDIDLKGEPQLQSLADALFLIDGGNQFGAVPMSLAMHEAVERARRSGVALGTVRRFGHSGALGYYAQWIARQGMAAIVLGAGTPLMAYHGAKVPSLSTSPLAIAVPGGPSGVTMLDMASSIASNGRLRLAQRNNEQLPPGMALDAQGAPTTDPAKALIPLPVGGPKGAGLALMFECLTSVMAGAPLLTAMLAPGKKAWHTQSQMVIAIDISKFRPVEDYASDIDLLDGIIHALPRLDPDEPIRLPGERSEKEAEQRARSGIPLSDRLRRQLVELAQKAGVTPPSAML; encoded by the coding sequence ATGACAGCGGTAGGACTGGATGGCGCCGACCTGCGCGCCTTTGTGGCTGCGATCTTCGTCAAAAACGGCATGCGGGCCGATTATGCCGCGACCATGGCTGACGTGCTGGTCTGGGCCGACCTGCGCGGCATCGACAGCCATGGTGTCGAACGCGTGCCGCGCTATCTCGATCTGGTAGCGCGCGGCGATATCGACCTGAAGGGCGAACCGCAGCTGCAATCGCTGGCCGATGCGCTGTTTCTGATCGACGGCGGCAATCAGTTCGGGGCGGTGCCGATGAGCCTGGCGATGCATGAAGCGGTGGAGCGGGCGCGGCGCAGCGGTGTCGCGCTCGGCACCGTGCGGCGCTTCGGCCATAGCGGTGCGCTGGGCTACTATGCGCAATGGATCGCGCGCCAGGGCATGGCGGCGATTGTGCTTGGCGCAGGCACGCCGCTGATGGCTTATCACGGCGCCAAGGTGCCCAGTCTTTCCACCAGTCCTTTGGCGATCGCTGTGCCGGGCGGGCCATCAGGCGTCACCATGCTCGACATGGCGAGTTCGATCGCTTCCAACGGCCGTCTGCGGCTGGCGCAACGTAATAACGAGCAGCTCCCGCCGGGCATGGCGCTCGATGCACAAGGCGCGCCGACCACAGATCCCGCCAAGGCGCTGATCCCGCTGCCGGTCGGCGGCCCGAAAGGGGCGGGGCTGGCGCTGATGTTTGAATGTCTGACGAGCGTGATGGCTGGCGCGCCGCTGCTCACCGCGATGCTCGCGCCGGGCAAGAAGGCCTGGCACACCCAGAGCCAGATGGTGATCGCCATCGACATCTCGAAATTTCGTCCAGTCGAAGATTACGCCAGCGATATCGATCTGCTTGACGGCATTATTCACGCCTTGCCGCGTCTCGATCCGGATGAGCCGATCCGTCTTCCAGGTGAGCGCTCTGAAAAGGAAGCGGAGCAGCGCGCGCGAAGCGGCATCCCACTCTCCGATCGGCTGCGCCGGCAACTTGTCGAACTGGCGCAAAAAGCCGGCGTGACGCCGCCATCCGCGATGCTATGA
- a CDS encoding MmgE/PrpD family protein, with protein MAVIEQIAEKVLADPVPSHLLTRSLIDIAAAMLAGGATSEAGALRAHFSDTAWSASVPDHAALAVAMTRLSEVDDIHMSSCTTPGSVVVPVALVAGAQQGASPEATARGIAAGYRIIMRLGMALDGPRILYRGIWPTYLLAPIGAAVTASVLFGGGPGEVAKAIALGLNQISGGAGAHVAGLAPRWLLAGQAAASGLRAARAIRDGFSADTSLLDGDWLQRVHGLAFDRDAALADVDLDALSLKPICAAKQTIAAVDGFRQFLDEGVDPAAIESVRIGVPKDYVAMIGGGGGVAARMGRMTSVAYQCGLAAYEPALLTDVERIDRSQDPRISALMTKISVEHDSALDGHFPRRWPARVHLSIGGQVRTIEVIDALGDPGRPLENEAFQHKFLALAAPVAGKDGAERLFAAGQRALSDVAALRDFQAGMLATILAHRPE; from the coding sequence ATGGCTGTAATTGAACAGATTGCCGAGAAAGTTCTTGCCGATCCTGTGCCGTCACATTTGCTGACCCGCTCGTTGATCGACATCGCTGCGGCGATGCTGGCGGGCGGCGCGACCAGTGAGGCAGGGGCCTTGCGCGCGCATTTCTCGGATACTGCCTGGAGCGCGTCGGTGCCCGATCATGCCGCGCTCGCGGTGGCGATGACCCGCCTCAGCGAGGTCGACGACATTCATATGTCCTCCTGTACGACGCCAGGATCGGTCGTCGTGCCTGTCGCCCTTGTGGCTGGCGCGCAACAGGGGGCCTCGCCAGAGGCGACGGCGCGCGGCATAGCGGCGGGCTATCGCATCATCATGCGGCTGGGCATGGCGCTCGATGGTCCGCGTATTCTCTATCGCGGCATCTGGCCGACCTATCTGCTGGCGCCGATTGGCGCAGCGGTCACTGCTTCGGTGCTCTTTGGCGGCGGACCAGGGGAGGTGGCGAAGGCGATCGCCCTTGGGCTCAATCAGATTTCTGGTGGCGCAGGCGCCCATGTCGCTGGTCTTGCGCCGCGCTGGCTGCTGGCCGGGCAGGCGGCAGCGTCCGGTCTGCGCGCCGCGCGGGCGATCCGCGACGGCTTTTCGGCTGATACGAGCCTGCTCGATGGCGATTGGTTGCAGCGCGTCCATGGTCTCGCGTTCGATCGTGATGCAGCACTCGCCGATGTCGATCTCGATGCATTGAGTCTGAAGCCGATCTGCGCCGCCAAGCAGACCATCGCCGCCGTTGACGGCTTCCGCCAGTTTTTGGACGAAGGCGTCGATCCCGCCGCGATCGAGAGCGTGCGCATCGGCGTGCCGAAAGACTATGTCGCCATGATCGGCGGTGGCGGCGGTGTGGCCGCGCGCATGGGACGGATGACGTCGGTGGCCTATCAATGCGGGCTCGCCGCCTATGAGCCGGCGTTGCTGACCGACGTCGAGCGCATCGATCGCAGTCAGGACCCGCGAATCAGCGCCCTGATGACGAAGATTTCAGTGGAACATGATTCGGCCCTCGACGGGCATTTTCCACGACGCTGGCCGGCGCGCGTGCATCTGAGCATTGGCGGGCAAGTCCGCACCATCGAGGTGATCGACGCGTTGGGAGACCCTGGACGGCCGCTTGAGAATGAGGCATTTCAACATAAATTCCTGGCGCTTGCCGCGCCGGTCGCCGGAAAAGACGGCGCCGAGCGCCTTTTTGCGGCAGGCCAGCGGGCGCTCTCGGATGTTGCCGCATTGCGCGATTTTCAGGCGGGAATGCTTGCCACAATTCTTGCCCACAGGCCGGAGTGA
- a CDS encoding MDR family oxidoreductase encodes MTTFRAIRIDKTDTGTNASYVDFDDSALMDGDVTVRVSHSTVNYKDGLAITGASPVVRRFPMVPGIDFAGIVETSDSPAFKVGDAVVLTGFGVGEQHMGGFAQKARVKSNWLVPLPNGLTAAQAMAIGTAGFTAQLCLLALEKHGVKPADGPLIVTGAAGGVGSIAVALAKKAGWHVIASTGRAEEGDYLKKIGADEIIARKELSEPGRPLGKERWAAGIDSVGSHTLANMLAQTKYRGAIAACGLAQGMDLPASVAPFILRGVSLLGVDSVQCPMPQRLEAWQRLARDLDKTLLADMTRHVPFANAIDIAHDILAGKVRGRVVIDVEQK; translated from the coding sequence ATGACGACGTTCCGCGCCATCCGCATCGACAAGACCGACACCGGGACAAATGCCTCCTATGTCGATTTCGATGACAGCGCGTTGATGGACGGCGACGTGACCGTCCGCGTCAGCCATTCGACGGTCAATTACAAGGATGGCCTCGCCATCACCGGGGCTTCGCCGGTGGTACGTCGCTTTCCGATGGTCCCCGGCATCGACTTTGCCGGCATTGTCGAAACATCGGACAGTCCCGCCTTCAAAGTGGGCGACGCGGTGGTCCTCACGGGCTTTGGCGTCGGCGAGCAGCATATGGGCGGCTTCGCCCAGAAGGCGCGGGTGAAATCCAACTGGCTCGTGCCGCTGCCCAACGGACTGACGGCAGCGCAGGCGATGGCTATCGGCACCGCCGGCTTCACCGCACAGCTCTGCTTGCTAGCCCTGGAAAAGCACGGCGTTAAACCAGCCGACGGTCCACTCATTGTCACCGGCGCGGCAGGTGGCGTCGGCTCCATTGCCGTGGCCTTGGCGAAGAAAGCCGGCTGGCATGTTATCGCCTCGACCGGCCGTGCCGAAGAAGGCGACTATCTGAAAAAGATCGGCGCCGATGAGATCATCGCGCGCAAGGAGCTGTCCGAACCCGGCCGCCCCCTTGGCAAGGAACGCTGGGCCGCAGGCATTGATTCCGTCGGCTCCCACACGCTCGCCAATATGCTGGCGCAGACGAAATATCGCGGCGCCATCGCCGCCTGTGGCCTCGCCCAAGGCATGGATCTGCCGGCGAGCGTCGCACCATTCATTTTGCGCGGCGTGTCGCTGCTCGGCGTCGACAGCGTGCAATGCCCCATGCCGCAACGGCTGGAAGCGTGGCAGCGGCTGGCGCGCGATCTCGACAAGACCCTGCTGGCGGACATGACCCGCCATGTGCCCTTCGCCAATGCGATCGATATCGCGCACGATATTCTCGCCGGCAAAGTGCGCGGACGCGTGGTCATCGATGTGGAACAAAAATAA
- a CDS encoding tripartite tricarboxylate transporter substrate-binding protein, giving the protein MAWQARGAILALAVMGVQATPAASEDVADFYKGKAINFIIGSDPGGSFGPYAQVLAEHMPKYIPGNAKIVVKFAGGQSGGLQVANQMQNTAPRDGLTMAMTQQTIVLHQVLQPEYAKYDARDWYWLGNMAPVRNMLAVWHTAKAHSVEAAKSTEVVIGATGPSSPTFIVPNVLNKFAGTKFKIVTGYKGVADLNLAMQRGEVEGRGASWISVQLTMPQEIVDRKIIPIVFASITRDPTAPSVPTLAEMMPDPLHKRVAEFLSAESDFGRSVFLPPGVPVERAAALRKAFEETMKDADFLADAAKMKLYIEPMSADMLAKIAQRIIEAPKDVIELAK; this is encoded by the coding sequence ATGGCATGGCAAGCGCGCGGTGCGATATTGGCTTTGGCGGTCATGGGCGTGCAGGCGACGCCTGCCGCGAGTGAAGATGTCGCCGATTTCTACAAGGGCAAGGCGATCAATTTCATCATTGGTTCCGACCCTGGTGGTAGTTTCGGCCCCTATGCCCAGGTGCTGGCCGAGCACATGCCCAAATATATTCCGGGCAATGCTAAGATCGTGGTGAAATTCGCTGGTGGTCAATCGGGCGGCTTGCAGGTCGCCAATCAGATGCAGAACACGGCGCCGCGCGACGGGCTGACCATGGCCATGACCCAGCAGACCATCGTGCTGCATCAGGTCTTGCAGCCGGAATATGCCAAATACGACGCGCGCGACTGGTACTGGCTCGGCAATATGGCGCCAGTGCGCAACATGCTCGCGGTGTGGCACACGGCGAAGGCGCACAGTGTCGAGGCGGCGAAATCCACCGAAGTGGTGATTGGTGCGACAGGCCCGAGTTCGCCGACGTTTATCGTGCCCAATGTGCTCAACAAATTCGCCGGCACGAAGTTCAAGATCGTCACCGGCTATAAAGGCGTCGCCGATCTCAATCTGGCCATGCAGCGTGGCGAGGTGGAGGGACGCGGCGCATCCTGGATCAGCGTGCAGCTCACCATGCCTCAGGAGATTGTCGACCGGAAAATCATTCCCATCGTTTTCGCTTCGATCACACGCGATCCCACGGCGCCCTCCGTGCCCACTCTGGCGGAAATGATGCCGGATCCGTTGCACAAACGGGTCGCGGAGTTTCTCTCGGCGGAATCCGATTTCGGCCGCAGTGTGTTCCTGCCGCCGGGCGTTCCGGTGGAGCGGGCCGCCGCTTTGCGCAAGGCATTCGAGGAGACGATGAAGGATGCGGATTTTCTCGCCGACGCGGCGAAAATGAAGCTCTATATCGAACCGATGAGTGCCGATATGCTGGCCAAGATCGCCCAGCGGATCATCGAGGCGCCCAAAGACGTGATCGAACTCGCCAAATAA
- a CDS encoding MFS transporter produces MSGQATAQSAKKAGGTTNTRFPPEIIIAAGCLMSVITFGPRSAVGQFQLPILGEFNFGSEVFSFAMAVQYLFWGLGQPIAGAIADKYGTARVLVFGCLVYALGIALVAWSSDPLTFTLTQGVIVGLGFSSCSFGLIIGAFGKLLPPERRSFAFGVGTAAGSFGQFLFSPLSGAMIQAYGWQMTAFIFAATVIACIPLAIFLTNRPSSATTTDPSPAPSQSFRQAIKEAFGHRSYVLLVTGFFTCGFQLAFVTVHFQRYVVEAGLAPSVGYWAFALVGIFNIIGSLASGWLGDKVPRNWVLSFIYLSRSLVTIIFIMLPVTPLSTMMFGVLSGLLWLSTVPPTSSLIGIMFGMKYFSTLYGLAFLNHQLGGFIGLMLAGWLREATGSYTIVWWLSIALGIISAVINIPIVEKPVSRQPATAAA; encoded by the coding sequence GTGAGCGGACAGGCAACGGCCCAATCGGCGAAGAAAGCGGGCGGAACAACCAACACGCGGTTTCCGCCCGAGATCATCATCGCGGCCGGCTGCCTGATGTCCGTCATCACCTTCGGTCCCCGTTCGGCCGTCGGCCAATTCCAATTGCCGATCCTGGGCGAATTCAACTTCGGCTCGGAAGTCTTCTCCTTCGCCATGGCGGTGCAATATCTGTTCTGGGGGCTCGGCCAGCCGATCGCCGGCGCGATCGCCGACAAATATGGCACAGCGCGCGTTCTCGTCTTCGGCTGTCTCGTCTATGCGCTTGGCATCGCCTTGGTGGCCTGGTCGTCCGATCCGCTGACCTTCACCTTGACCCAAGGCGTCATCGTCGGTCTCGGCTTCTCCTCCTGTTCGTTCGGCCTCATCATCGGCGCCTTCGGCAAACTGCTGCCACCGGAACGGCGTTCCTTCGCCTTCGGCGTCGGCACCGCCGCCGGCTCCTTCGGCCAATTCCTGTTCTCGCCGCTGTCTGGCGCCATGATCCAGGCCTATGGCTGGCAGATGACGGCGTTCATCTTCGCGGCCACGGTCATCGCCTGCATTCCGCTGGCCATCTTTCTCACCAACAGGCCGTCATCGGCGACAACGACCGATCCGAGCCCGGCGCCGAGCCAATCGTTCCGGCAGGCAATCAAGGAAGCCTTCGGCCATCGCTCTTATGTGCTTCTAGTGACCGGTTTCTTCACCTGCGGTTTCCAACTCGCCTTCGTCACCGTGCATTTCCAACGCTATGTGGTGGAAGCCGGGCTTGCACCGAGTGTCGGCTATTGGGCCTTCGCGCTGGTCGGCATTTTCAACATCATCGGTTCGCTGGCATCAGGCTGGCTGGGCGACAAGGTGCCCCGCAACTGGGTTCTATCGTTCATCTATCTGTCGCGCTCGCTGGTGACCATCATCTTCATCATGCTGCCGGTGACGCCGTTGAGCACGATGATGTTCGGTGTACTCAGCGGCCTGCTGTGGCTGTCGACAGTACCACCGACATCGAGCCTCATCGGCATCATGTTTGGCATGAAATATTTTTCGACGCTCTACGGGCTGGCTTTCCTCAATCACCAGCTCGGTGGCTTCATCGGCCTGATGCTGGCCGGCTGGCTGCGCGAAGCCACCGGCTCCTACACGATCGTCTGGTGGCTTTCGATCGCGCTTGGCATCATCTCGGCGGTGATCAACATACCGATCGTTGAAAAGCCGGTGTCTCGCCAGCCGGCCACCGCCGCCGCGTAG
- a CDS encoding YqgE/AlgH family protein, with protein sequence MSSDRIKADSGENLSLEGHLLIATPTIGDPRFERSVIYLCAHSRSGAMGIRINRQSRRVNFPELLVQLEVIAADDAIRLPPKVTEVPVLRGGPVERGRGFVLHSPDFFTPSSSLNIADGVALTATVDILRAIAKGEGPSKSVLALGYAGWAEGQLEGEIQQNGWLTAPGDEAIIFDADHDSKYERALKKIGVDLSMLSSQMGRA encoded by the coding sequence ATGAGCAGTGATCGGATCAAGGCGGATAGCGGCGAGAATCTTAGTCTCGAAGGCCATCTGTTGATCGCAACGCCGACCATCGGCGATCCGCGCTTCGAGCGGTCGGTGATTTATCTGTGCGCTCATTCCCGCAGCGGTGCGATGGGCATCCGCATCAATCGCCAGTCGCGGCGAGTCAATTTTCCAGAATTGCTGGTCCAGCTCGAGGTGATCGCCGCCGACGATGCGATTCGCCTGCCGCCGAAGGTGACGGAGGTTCCGGTGCTGCGCGGTGGTCCAGTGGAGCGCGGCCGTGGCTTCGTGCTGCATTCGCCGGATTTCTTCACGCCGTCATCGTCGCTCAACATCGCCGATGGTGTGGCGCTGACCGCCACCGTCGATATCCTGCGAGCCATCGCCAAAGGCGAAGGCCCGAGCAAGTCGGTTCTGGCGCTCGGCTATGCCGGCTGGGCCGAAGGGCAGCTCGAGGGCGAAATCCAGCAGAACGGCTGGCTGACGGCGCCGGGCGACGAAGCGATTATTTTCGACGCCGACCACGACAGCAAATACGAACGGGCGCTGAAGAAGATCGGCGTTGATCTCTCGATGCTGTCATCGCAGATGGGCCGCGCTTAA
- a CDS encoding tripartite tricarboxylate transporter substrate-binding protein, whose protein sequence is MNRNIQKGLFGAAVALLAWTSQVQAQSAVEQFYKGRNLTIMLGHPPGGSYDFYARLAAEFMRKYIPGNPNIIVENRPGGAGVVAAAFFYAQSPRDGTVISLFPETLVHTQILEPEIGRWKVQEMAYIGSFAPVNTGFVLRKAAPAKTIEEMKQKQLIVGCSGVNSQSYQYPALLKVLGGFDFKMVCGYKGSAEYIHAMEQGEVDLVSSAWNSWRVTHASPIASGELIPVLQAGLRRNKELANVPLMQEVVSDPKAKRIIEFASAGAAIGRALLAPPQIPADRLQALRDAFDKTVRDKEFLETAEKRKLDIDPTSGAEVQKIANDILNTPPDIVEGAKTSMK, encoded by the coding sequence GTGAACAGAAACATTCAGAAGGGCTTGTTCGGCGCGGCTGTCGCGCTGCTCGCATGGACATCGCAAGTCCAGGCACAGTCAGCGGTGGAGCAATTCTACAAGGGCCGCAATCTCACCATCATGCTCGGCCATCCGCCGGGCGGATCCTATGATTTCTATGCCCGCCTCGCCGCCGAGTTCATGCGGAAATACATTCCGGGCAATCCCAATATCATTGTCGAGAACCGGCCGGGTGGCGCCGGCGTCGTCGCGGCGGCTTTCTTCTATGCGCAGTCGCCGCGCGATGGCACGGTGATTTCGCTGTTTCCCGAAACACTCGTTCACACGCAGATTCTCGAGCCCGAGATTGGCCGATGGAAGGTGCAGGAGATGGCCTATATCGGCTCTTTCGCGCCAGTGAACACGGGCTTCGTGCTGCGCAAGGCCGCGCCCGCCAAAACCATCGAGGAGATGAAGCAGAAGCAGTTGATCGTCGGCTGCTCCGGCGTCAATTCGCAGAGCTATCAATATCCCGCGCTTCTGAAAGTGCTGGGCGGCTTCGATTTCAAAATGGTCTGCGGCTACAAAGGCTCGGCCGAATATATCCACGCCATGGAGCAGGGTGAGGTCGATCTCGTCTCATCAGCTTGGAATTCCTGGCGCGTCACCCACGCCTCACCGATCGCTTCAGGTGAACTCATCCCGGTCCTGCAGGCGGGGCTGCGGCGCAACAAGGAACTAGCCAATGTGCCGTTGATGCAGGAGGTCGTCAGCGATCCTAAGGCCAAACGGATCATCGAGTTTGCGTCTGCCGGCGCGGCCATCGGTCGGGCTCTGCTGGCGCCACCGCAGATTCCCGCCGATCGTCTGCAAGCCTTGCGCGACGCCTTCGATAAGACTGTGCGAGACAAGGAGTTCCTCGAAACGGCGGAGAAGCGTAAGCTCGATATCGATCCGACGTCTGGGGCCGAGGTGCAGAAGATCGCCAATGATATTCTCAACACACCGCCTGACATCGTCGAAGGTGCTAAAACATCGATGAAATAG
- a CDS encoding UbiD family decarboxylase produces MSTSSRKSSGQSTAAPSDFQEHLQRLEERGLLVRIDRPINKDTEIHPLMRWQFVGGYPEDARKAMMFTNVVGSGGEKYDIPVVVGALAATHEIYAMGMGVGVDELADVWMRAIDHPIEPVYVDDAPCHEVVITGDDLTKPGGGLAMLPVPISTPGFDAAPYLTATVCVTKDPETGVRNMGTYRAGLKANDRLGVRMASRLSGAGGYLHWQKYKKLGQPMPCAIVVGCAPVVVFTGPQKLAIDQDEMAVAGGLAGRPMRVTRAKTVDLEIPADAEIVVEGLIDTDLLEPEGPFGESHGHIALEDFNMSMRVTAITMKRKPVFASVLSEVTPSESSILKKSAYEALFFQHLKHHLDIKGIKAVSMHEPLTNLRKVIFLQFEQGALKTEVWRGLHGAATLQAQCGKIVIAVSQDIDPLNTDAIFWSLAYRSNPIEDVQLVPHRAGGHGPKSGAGGDDSTMLIDATLKHPTSPLALPAKSYMENARRLWEEMAKDLDLPRLSVKAPWHGYDLGDWSAQWQAFADAAASGEWRANGENTYARRRGGLKPETPVRNVEGKGQAKD; encoded by the coding sequence GTGTCTACATCGAGCCGCAAGTCGAGCGGGCAGAGCACAGCGGCGCCTTCCGACTTTCAGGAGCATTTGCAGCGGCTTGAAGAACGCGGCTTGCTGGTACGTATCGATCGCCCCATCAACAAGGACACTGAGATCCATCCGTTGATGCGTTGGCAATTTGTCGGCGGTTATCCGGAAGATGCGCGCAAAGCGATGATGTTCACCAATGTGGTGGGCTCTGGCGGCGAGAAATATGATATTCCAGTGGTGGTCGGCGCTTTAGCCGCGACACATGAAATATATGCCATGGGGATGGGCGTCGGCGTCGACGAATTGGCCGATGTTTGGATGCGCGCCATCGATCATCCGATTGAACCGGTTTACGTCGATGACGCGCCTTGCCATGAAGTGGTGATCACCGGCGACGATCTGACCAAGCCGGGTGGTGGTCTAGCGATGTTGCCGGTGCCTATTTCGACGCCAGGCTTCGACGCCGCGCCTTATCTGACGGCGACCGTCTGCGTGACCAAGGATCCTGAGACCGGCGTGCGCAACATGGGCACCTATCGCGCCGGCCTGAAAGCCAACGATCGGCTTGGCGTGCGCATGGCTTCGCGCCTTTCGGGCGCCGGCGGCTATCTGCACTGGCAGAAATACAAGAAACTTGGCCAGCCGATGCCTTGCGCCATCGTTGTCGGCTGCGCGCCCGTGGTTGTTTTCACCGGTCCGCAGAAACTCGCCATCGATCAGGACGAAATGGCGGTGGCTGGTGGTCTGGCCGGTCGGCCGATGCGGGTGACCCGCGCCAAGACGGTCGACCTTGAAATTCCGGCGGATGCCGAAATCGTCGTTGAAGGGCTCATCGATACGGATCTGCTTGAGCCGGAGGGCCCGTTCGGTGAAAGCCACGGCCATATCGCGCTTGAAGATTTCAACATGTCGATGCGCGTCACCGCCATCACCATGAAGCGCAAGCCTGTCTTCGCCTCGGTTCTCAGTGAAGTGACGCCGAGCGAATCGAGCATTCTCAAAAAGTCGGCCTACGAGGCACTGTTCTTCCAGCACCTCAAACACCATCTCGATATCAAGGGCATCAAGGCCGTGTCGATGCACGAGCCGTTGACCAACCTGCGGAAAGTCATCTTTCTGCAGTTTGAACAGGGCGCGCTCAAGACGGAGGTCTGGCGCGGGTTGCACGGCGCGGCCACCTTGCAGGCGCAATGCGGCAAGATCGTCATCGCCGTCTCGCAGGATATCGATCCGCTGAATACGGATGCGATTTTCTGGTCGCTGGCCTATCGCTCCAATCCGATCGAGGACGTCCAACTCGTGCCCCATCGTGCCGGGGGCCACGGGCCGAAATCCGGCGCGGGCGGCGATGATTCGACGATGCTGATCGACGCGACGTTGAAACATCCGACCTCGCCGCTCGCTCTGCCAGCGAAGTCCTATATGGAAAACGCCCGCCGTCTTTGGGAAGAGATGGCCAAAGACTTGGATCTGCCGCGCCTCAGCGTCAAAGCGCCCTGGCACGGCTATGATCTCGGCGATTGGAGCGCGCAGTGGCAGGCCTTCGCCGATGCGGCGGCTTCTGGTGAATGGCGCGCCAATGGCGAGAACACCTATGCGCGTCGACGCGGCGGGCTGAAGCCGGAAACCCCTGTGCGCAATGTCGAGGGCAAGGGGCAAGCCAAGGATTAA
- a CDS encoding alpha/beta fold hydrolase: protein MEKVSFQSDGLTLAGVLSMPADYKPGERRPAIIVLHGFGSNKSSGNVVGPCAMLNKRGYITLGFDMRGCGESEGKRANLICLEQVSDTRSAVTFLQNRPEVDGNRIGLLGSSFGAAVAVYAGSVDERVGAVVSSGGWGNGERKFRGQHPGAAWGKFEAMLAEGKRHRERTGESLMVPRYDIVPIPPELRGHLAAGAILEFTAETAQSMFDFRADDVVHRMAPRPLLLLHSSVDTVTPTEQSIEMFKRAGQPCDLHLFAETDHFMFADSNVRVHSVVFDWLDRYFPARVAETAAA from the coding sequence ATGGAGAAAGTTTCATTCCAGTCGGACGGCTTGACGCTGGCGGGTGTCCTCAGCATGCCGGCTGATTATAAACCTGGCGAACGACGTCCCGCGATCATCGTGTTGCATGGATTTGGCAGCAACAAATCGTCGGGTAACGTCGTCGGCCCCTGCGCCATGCTGAACAAGCGTGGTTACATCACGCTTGGCTTCGATATGCGTGGCTGCGGCGAGAGCGAAGGCAAGCGCGCCAATCTGATTTGTCTTGAACAGGTGAGCGACACCAGAAGCGCAGTGACGTTTCTGCAGAACCGGCCGGAGGTCGATGGCAACCGCATCGGCCTGCTCGGATCGAGTTTTGGCGCCGCGGTCGCGGTCTATGCGGGCAGCGTCGATGAGCGCGTCGGCGCCGTCGTCTCCTCGGGAGGCTGGGGCAATGGTGAGCGCAAGTTCAGAGGCCAGCATCCTGGCGCCGCCTGGGGCAAATTCGAAGCCATGCTGGCGGAAGGCAAGCGCCACCGCGAACGCACGGGCGAATCTCTCATGGTGCCGCGCTACGACATCGTGCCCATTCCGCCGGAACTGCGCGGCCATCTGGCCGCCGGCGCGATCCTCGAATTCACCGCCGAGACGGCGCAAAGCATGTTCGATTTCCGCGCTGACGACGTCGTCCATCGCATGGCGCCACGGCCGCTGCTGCTTCTGCACAGCTCGGTCGATACCGTGACGCCGACGGAACAGTCGATCGAAATGTTCAAGCGGGCCGGGCAGCCGTGCGATCTGCATCTCTTCGCCGAGACCGATCACTTCATGTTCGCTGACAGCAATGTGCGCGTCCATAGCGTCGTGTTCGATTGGCTCGATCGCTATTTCCCCGCCCGGGTGGCCGAGACGGCGGCCGCTTGA